Proteins from a single region of Amycolatopsis sp. CA-230715:
- a CDS encoding amidohydrolase produces MSIETVYTNGKVVTVDREFSLAAAFAVRDGVFTAVGGNDEVSELAGAGARVVDLGGQMVLPGFVDAHAHSVYRGIGDAAEPSLADAVSVADIVARIGEAAAHANPGAWIVTSPIGEPPDFFGLPEGLAEGRWPTRDDLDAVAADNPVCVPTSAYWPHPSVFNSAALTRLGVTRDTPEEPGVRIVRDAAGEPTGVIHGLTFYNPSRLFGRLMSLLPGTPGRTTRDAIARALTENIAVGVTSVYEGHGNTFTADLRALRDAGRLACRVVATYEVPVGRPDVDMGTWLSSLTDAAGEGSGDDLLKVVGVTVSLDGPTHFGRSAMSRPYLGTDGELGNGSSRLSTVDLADLGRLAVRHNLRLNVVASGDAGCGIAVDALEAVHRETPLTGRRWVAQHFHHATREQIGRLAAMGFAAQVCAGVDYARGEEVYVKRLPGDLWEHVSPLRWWIDAGVPIALASDGAHYDPMFQLWAALRRIDARSGRSLLTPAKTVTREEAIRAYTAGGAAVLGSPGKIGSIETGKLADFVVLDRDILDCPVDEIRRTRVISTVLGGAVVHEI; encoded by the coding sequence ATGAGCATCGAAACCGTGTACACCAACGGAAAGGTCGTCACCGTCGACCGCGAATTCTCTCTCGCCGCGGCATTTGCGGTACGCGACGGCGTCTTCACCGCGGTCGGCGGAAACGACGAAGTCTCCGAGCTCGCCGGCGCGGGTGCCAGAGTCGTCGACCTCGGCGGGCAGATGGTGCTACCCGGGTTCGTCGATGCCCACGCGCATTCGGTGTATCGCGGGATCGGCGACGCGGCCGAACCGTCACTGGCGGATGCCGTGTCGGTCGCGGACATCGTCGCGCGGATCGGCGAGGCCGCGGCGCACGCGAATCCGGGTGCGTGGATCGTGACTTCGCCGATCGGTGAACCGCCGGACTTCTTCGGCCTGCCGGAAGGGCTGGCCGAGGGGCGCTGGCCGACGCGCGACGATCTCGACGCGGTGGCCGCGGACAACCCGGTGTGCGTTCCCACGTCCGCCTACTGGCCGCACCCGTCGGTGTTCAACAGCGCGGCGCTCACCCGGCTCGGCGTCACCCGAGACACACCGGAGGAGCCTGGCGTGCGCATCGTCCGGGACGCCGCCGGCGAGCCCACCGGTGTGATCCACGGGCTGACCTTCTACAACCCGAGCCGGTTGTTCGGCAGGCTGATGTCGCTGCTGCCGGGCACACCGGGGCGGACCACGCGCGACGCGATCGCCCGCGCGCTCACCGAGAACATCGCCGTCGGGGTGACCAGCGTCTACGAGGGGCACGGGAACACCTTCACCGCCGACCTGCGCGCGCTTCGGGACGCCGGACGGCTGGCGTGCCGGGTCGTGGCCACCTACGAGGTGCCGGTGGGCAGGCCCGACGTCGACATGGGGACGTGGCTGTCGTCCCTGACGGACGCGGCCGGTGAAGGCTCCGGCGACGATCTGCTCAAGGTCGTCGGCGTGACCGTTTCCTTGGATGGCCCGACGCACTTCGGGCGGTCGGCGATGAGCCGGCCTTACCTCGGCACCGACGGCGAGCTGGGCAACGGCTCGTCACGACTGTCCACAGTGGATCTTGCGGACCTCGGCCGCCTCGCCGTGCGACACAACCTGCGGCTGAACGTCGTGGCCAGCGGCGACGCGGGGTGCGGCATCGCCGTCGACGCGCTCGAAGCGGTGCACCGGGAGACCCCGCTCACCGGACGGCGATGGGTGGCGCAACACTTCCACCACGCCACCAGGGAGCAGATCGGGCGGCTCGCGGCGATGGGGTTCGCCGCGCAGGTCTGCGCCGGGGTCGACTACGCCCGGGGTGAGGAGGTCTACGTCAAGCGGCTTCCCGGCGACCTCTGGGAGCATGTCAGCCCGTTGCGCTGGTGGATCGACGCCGGCGTGCCGATCGCGCTGGCCAGCGACGGCGCGCATTACGACCCGATGTTCCAGCTGTGGGCCGCCCTTCGGCGGATCGACGCTCGGAGCGGTCGCAGCCTGCTGACCCCGGCGAAGACCGTTACCCGTGAGGAGGCCATCCGGGCCTACACCGCGGGCGGTGCCGCGGTGCTGGGCTCGCCGGGGAAGATCGGCTCGATCGAGACCGGCAAGCTGGCCGACTTCGTCGTGCTGGATCGGGACATCCTCGACTGCCCGGTCGACGAGATCCGCCGGACGCGCGTGATCTCGACCGTGCTCGGCGGAGCGGTCGTGCATGAGATCTGA
- a CDS encoding phage holin family protein, translating to MIEEVHRTDPADKPVSELVTDLSEQTKRLVRDELRLATAELRRKGKRMGLGAGMFGAASVLALFGGGTLVAAAVLALALVVDGWLAAVLVGAALLLVAAAAALIGRGRVRRATPPVPEEAIDGVKADVETVKDKVHR from the coding sequence GTGATCGAAGAGGTGCACAGGACGGACCCGGCGGACAAGCCGGTGTCCGAACTGGTGACCGACCTGTCCGAGCAGACGAAACGGCTGGTGCGCGACGAACTGCGGCTCGCGACCGCCGAACTGCGCCGCAAGGGCAAGCGGATGGGCCTGGGTGCCGGGATGTTCGGCGCGGCGAGTGTGCTGGCGCTGTTCGGTGGCGGCACGCTCGTCGCCGCCGCGGTGCTCGCGCTGGCGCTGGTGGTGGACGGCTGGCTCGCCGCCGTTCTCGTCGGCGCCGCGTTGCTGCTGGTGGCGGCCGCCGCCGCGCTGATCGGCCGCGGCCGCGTCCGGCGCGCCACGCCGCCGGTGCCGGAGGAGGCGATCGACGGCGTGAAGGCCGATGTCGAGACCGTGAAGGACAAGGTGCACAGGTGA